In a genomic window of Taylorella equigenitalis ATCC 35865:
- the bioD gene encoding dethiobiotin synthase, with translation MNKVIFISGIDTDVGKTIYTGYFARELARKGYSVITQKLVQTGCEGVSQDIQMHRKIQEIDMLPDDIRGKTCRFIYKYPCSPHMASEMEMRPLNLEQIYADTLDLSRRYSYVLLEGAGGLAVPLNRDVTSLDFIAEHKIPVILVTNGKLGSINHTLLSLIACEQAGVQVLRVVFNKYLMFDPKITFSTIEYLREFIQKKYPQTQFEEFESIDIN, from the coding sequence ATGAATAAGGTTATTTTTATAAGTGGCATCGATACCGATGTTGGCAAAACTATTTATACGGGATATTTTGCACGTGAACTCGCTAGAAAAGGTTATTCAGTGATTACTCAGAAGCTTGTACAAACTGGCTGCGAAGGGGTTTCACAGGATATTCAAATGCATCGGAAAATTCAGGAAATTGATATGTTGCCAGATGATATAAGGGGTAAAACATGTCGTTTTATTTATAAATATCCATGCTCTCCTCATATGGCTTCCGAGATGGAGATGCGACCTCTTAATTTAGAGCAGATTTATGCAGATACTTTAGATCTTTCAAGGAGATACAGTTATGTGCTATTGGAAGGGGCTGGAGGCTTGGCTGTTCCGCTTAATAGAGATGTGACTTCACTTGATTTTATAGCAGAGCATAAAATTCCAGTAATTCTAGTGACGAATGGAAAGCTTGGGAGCATAAACCATACTCTTTTAAGTTTGATAGCATGTGAGCAAGCAGGTGTTCAGGTATTGAGAGTTGTATTTAATAAGTATTTGATGTTTGACCCAAAGATTACTTTCAGTACTATTGAGTATTTGCGAGAGTTTATACAAAAAAAATACCCACAAACTCAATTTGAAGAGTTTGAGAGCATTGATATTAATTAA
- the glpQ gene encoding glycerophosphodiester phosphodiesterase — MKFSKIALVVALSAAAFTPVMAQAQMDNKDKIVIAHRGASGYLPEHTLESKALAFGQGADYLEQDLAMTKDDRIVVIHDHFLDGLTDVAKKFPDRKRADGRYYVVDFTLDEIKTLEMTENFKDKDGKQEAVYPNRFPLWNSHFAIHTLEEEIEFIQGLEKSTGKKIGIYPEIKAPWLHHQEGKDIAKATLEILKKYGYDSKDDPIYFQTFDFNELKRIKTELLPELGMDLKLVQLIAYSDWGETQEKNAEGKWVNYSYDWMFEPGAMAEIAKYADGVGPGWYMLVDDKKSQPDNIVYTPMVEELKKQKLELHPYTVRKDALPAFFTDVNQMYDALLNKAGSTGIFTDFPDTAVKFLGK, encoded by the coding sequence ATGAAATTTTCAAAAATTGCATTGGTAGTTGCTCTTTCTGCAGCTGCTTTTACGCCAGTTATGGCACAAGCTCAAATGGATAACAAAGATAAAATAGTTATCGCACATCGCGGAGCAAGTGGTTATCTTCCAGAACACACTTTAGAGAGTAAAGCTCTAGCTTTCGGTCAAGGTGCTGACTATCTTGAGCAAGACCTTGCAATGACTAAGGATGATCGAATTGTTGTTATTCATGATCACTTTTTAGATGGTTTAACAGACGTTGCGAAAAAATTTCCAGATCGCAAACGTGCTGACGGTCGTTACTACGTAGTTGATTTCACATTAGACGAAATCAAAACACTTGAAATGACTGAGAATTTCAAAGATAAAGATGGCAAACAAGAGGCTGTATACCCTAACCGCTTTCCACTTTGGAACTCACATTTTGCAATTCATACTCTTGAAGAAGAGATTGAATTTATCCAAGGTTTAGAAAAATCTACTGGCAAAAAAATAGGTATTTATCCAGAAATTAAAGCACCATGGTTGCACCACCAAGAGGGTAAGGATATCGCTAAAGCAACTTTAGAGATTTTGAAAAAATATGGCTATGATTCAAAAGATGACCCTATTTATTTTCAAACCTTCGATTTCAATGAATTAAAACGCATTAAAACTGAACTATTACCTGAATTAGGTATGGATCTTAAATTAGTTCAACTAATTGCATACTCTGATTGGGGTGAGACACAAGAGAAAAATGCTGAAGGCAAATGGGTAAACTATAGCTATGACTGGATGTTCGAGCCAGGTGCTATGGCAGAAATCGCTAAATATGCAGATGGTGTTGGCCCTGGTTGGTATATGCTTGTTGATGATAAAAAATCTCAACCTGATAATATCGTATATACACCAATGGTTGAAGAACTTAAAAAGCAAAAACTTGAACTTCACCCATACACAGTTAGAAAAGATGCACTTCCTGCATTTTTCACTGACGTAAACCAAATGTATGATGCTTTATTAAATAAAGCTGGTTCAACTGGTATCTTTACTGATTTCCCAGATACTGCAGTTAAGTTTTTAGGTAAGTAA